In Myxococcus stipitatus, the following are encoded in one genomic region:
- a CDS encoding glycosyltransferase family 4 protein, with product MRVLFLNPVGVVGGAERALLDLMACLRRLDSGLSLHLLAGTPGPLLDEARALGVDAKLLALPPALSALGDSALRGRGPREALRFARSLAPAPALLAGYGRTLRREVVDLRPDVLHSNGIKTHLLSATTVGLRLKRVWHIHDFLGERPLVRRALKALAPLGSAAVANSRAVGEDARTVLRGVPIHVVYNGVDVARFAPSAEACADLDSLAGLPRAPEGTLRVGLVATYARWKGHDVFLDAAAELMRLEPALPVRFYLVGGPLYQTPGSQFSSDELRQRIAHLKLTGHVGLVPFQPEPASVYRALDVFVHASTRREPFGLTIAEALACARPAIVSSESGAAEALTDGVDVLAIPPGDSRSLVDALRTLLRDEALRTRLAQAARHTAVERFSRERYAREMLTVYRSLLNSG from the coding sequence GTGCGAGTCCTGTTCCTCAACCCGGTGGGTGTCGTCGGCGGGGCCGAGCGTGCGCTGCTCGATTTGATGGCGTGCTTGCGGCGGTTGGACTCCGGCCTGTCGCTCCACCTGCTCGCGGGAACCCCGGGCCCGCTGTTGGATGAGGCGCGCGCGCTGGGTGTCGACGCGAAGCTCCTCGCGCTGCCTCCCGCGTTGTCCGCGCTGGGGGACAGCGCGCTGCGAGGACGAGGTCCTCGTGAGGCCTTGCGCTTCGCGCGAAGTCTGGCGCCCGCACCCGCGCTCCTCGCGGGTTATGGCCGCACGTTGCGCCGTGAGGTCGTGGACCTGCGGCCGGACGTCCTTCACTCCAACGGCATCAAGACGCACCTGTTGAGCGCCACCACCGTCGGGCTGCGATTGAAGCGCGTCTGGCACATCCACGACTTCCTCGGCGAGCGCCCGTTGGTGCGCCGTGCCTTGAAGGCGTTGGCGCCGCTCGGCTCCGCGGCCGTCGCCAACTCGCGCGCGGTGGGAGAGGACGCCCGGACCGTGCTGCGAGGCGTTCCCATCCATGTCGTCTACAACGGGGTGGATGTCGCCCGCTTCGCTCCTTCAGCGGAGGCTTGCGCGGACCTTGACTCGCTCGCGGGCCTGCCTCGCGCACCGGAGGGAACGCTGCGGGTGGGGCTGGTGGCCACCTATGCACGATGGAAAGGCCACGACGTCTTCCTGGATGCGGCGGCGGAGTTGATGCGCTTGGAGCCCGCGCTCCCGGTTCGCTTCTATCTGGTGGGAGGACCGCTGTACCAGACACCCGGCTCACAGTTCTCCTCGGATGAACTGCGGCAGCGCATCGCCCACTTGAAGCTCACCGGACACGTGGGGCTGGTGCCGTTCCAGCCCGAGCCCGCGTCGGTCTACCGGGCCTTGGATGTCTTCGTTCACGCGAGCACGCGGCGGGAGCCATTTGGCCTCACCATCGCGGAGGCGCTCGCCTGCGCGCGGCCCGCCATCGTCTCGAGTGAGAGCGGCGCGGCCGAGGCGCTCACGGACGGCGTGGATGTCCTCGCCATTCCTCCGGGAGACTCCCGCTCCCTCGTGGATGCGCTTCGCACGCTGCTGCGCGACGAGGCGCTGCGCACGCGACTCGCCCAGGCCGCGAGGCACACGGCCGTGGAGCGGTTCTCTCGCGAGCGCTACGCACGAGAGATGCTCACCGTGTACCGCTCGCTCCTGAACAGCGGTTGA